The following coding sequences lie in one Rhizobium rhododendri genomic window:
- the glgA gene encoding glycogen synthase GlgA, with the protein MKVLSVASEVFPLIKTGGLADVVGALPGALKSHGIDTKTLLPGYRAVMSVIRSPVVVHVFSDLLGAPATLLEVDHHGMSVLVLDAPAYFDRAGGPYVDERGRDHPDNWHRFAALSLAGAEIAAGVIPDWKPDIVHVHDWQAAMVPVYMRYSETPEIPSVVTIHNIAFQGQFGNDIFPKLRLPRHALSMEGVEYYGDVCYLKGGLQAAHAITTVSPSYAEEILTPEFGMGLEGVIASRQRDLHGIVNGIDSDVWNPDTDAMISQNFSLSKLTKRDENRLAIIDHFHLDNDNAPIFCIISRLTWQKGMDLVATTIDEIVGMGAKLAILGAGDAALEGALLAATAAHPGRVGMAVGYNEPMSHLMQAGCDGIIIPSRFEPCGLTQLYGLRYGCVPIVARTGGLNDTVIDANHAALQAKVATGVQFAPVTVDGLLQAVRRAIRLFQDRKLWTQMQKQGMKSDVSWGKSAERYAALYSSLVSKGN; encoded by the coding sequence ATGAAAGTCCTGTCGGTCGCGTCCGAAGTCTTCCCATTGATCAAGACAGGGGGCCTGGCCGACGTTGTCGGAGCCCTGCCCGGAGCGCTTAAGAGCCACGGCATCGACACCAAAACCCTGCTGCCCGGCTACCGGGCAGTGATGAGCGTCATAAGATCACCCGTCGTCGTACATGTCTTCAGCGACTTGCTCGGCGCCCCCGCCACCCTGCTCGAGGTCGACCATCACGGCATGTCGGTGCTGGTTCTCGACGCTCCGGCCTATTTCGACCGGGCCGGCGGCCCCTATGTCGATGAACGCGGTCGGGACCACCCCGACAACTGGCATCGCTTCGCCGCGCTGTCGCTCGCCGGGGCCGAGATTGCCGCGGGAGTGATCCCGGACTGGAAGCCGGACATCGTCCATGTCCACGACTGGCAGGCCGCCATGGTGCCGGTCTACATGCGCTACAGCGAGACACCGGAAATCCCGAGCGTCGTCACCATCCACAACATCGCCTTCCAGGGCCAGTTCGGCAACGATATCTTCCCGAAGCTGAGGCTGCCGCGCCATGCCCTATCCATGGAAGGCGTCGAATACTATGGCGATGTCTGCTACCTGAAGGGCGGCCTGCAGGCAGCCCATGCGATCACCACCGTCAGCCCCTCCTACGCCGAAGAAATTCTCACCCCCGAGTTCGGCATGGGGCTGGAAGGCGTCATTGCCAGCCGCCAGAGAGACCTCCACGGCATCGTCAACGGCATCGATTCAGACGTCTGGAACCCGGACACCGATGCGATGATCAGCCAGAACTTCAGCCTCTCGAAGCTCACAAAGAGGGACGAGAACCGGCTGGCGATCATCGACCATTTCCATCTCGACAACGACAATGCCCCGATCTTCTGCATCATCAGCCGCCTGACCTGGCAGAAGGGTATGGACCTCGTCGCCACCACGATCGACGAGATCGTCGGCATGGGTGCCAAACTCGCTATCCTCGGCGCCGGCGACGCAGCACTCGAGGGTGCATTGCTCGCAGCAACCGCTGCCCATCCCGGCCGCGTCGGCATGGCCGTCGGCTATAACGAACCGATGTCGCACCTGATGCAGGCAGGCTGCGACGGCATCATCATTCCCTCCCGTTTCGAGCCTTGCGGGCTAACCCAACTCTACGGCCTGCGCTACGGCTGCGTGCCGATCGTAGCGCGTACCGGTGGGCTGAACGACACCGTCATCGACGCCAATCACGCTGCTCTACAGGCAAAAGTCGCCACCGGTGTGCAGTTTGCACCGGTCACGGTAGACGGCCTTTTGCAGGCAGTGCGCCGCGCCATCCGGCTGTTTCAGGATCGAAAACTCTGGACGCAGATGCAAAAGCAGGGCATGAAATCCGACGTATCCTGGGGAAAGAGCGCAGAGCGCTACGCCGCCCTTTATTCCAGCCTCGTCTCGAAAGGCAACTAA
- a CDS encoding transglutaminase family protein, which produces MQYDLSLKMGYTYQIPASNARHMLRLLPLSLPGRQRLVAGSLTISPVPEEQRLFTDFFLHPTTSLLVRKPHEKLEIRMKARVHVESLATTADFSPLLPDLADEIADCWSVDALSPHHFLSASPRLSESTEIADYARQWASSPLTVMQIVRAMCSKIYEDFTYDGKATNVDTTPNEAFKLKRGVCQDFSHIMIIALRSLGIPAGYVSGFLRTIPPPGKTRLEGADAMHAWVRAWCGETVGWIELDPTNDIPASTDHIVVAYGRDYSDVAPVIGVVKSYGSQKIDQAVDVIPLG; this is translated from the coding sequence ATGCAATACGACCTGTCCCTGAAAATGGGCTATACCTACCAGATCCCGGCCTCCAACGCCCGTCACATGCTGCGGTTGCTTCCCCTGTCGCTGCCGGGCCGCCAGCGGCTGGTAGCGGGTTCCCTGACGATCTCGCCTGTCCCGGAAGAGCAGAGGCTGTTTACCGACTTCTTCCTGCATCCGACGACCTCGCTCCTGGTGCGCAAGCCCCATGAAAAGCTCGAGATCCGCATGAAGGCCCGCGTACACGTCGAAAGCCTCGCAACCACGGCAGATTTCTCGCCGCTTCTGCCGGACCTTGCAGACGAGATCGCCGATTGCTGGTCTGTCGATGCGCTGTCTCCGCACCATTTCCTGAGCGCCAGTCCGCGCCTGTCGGAAAGCACCGAGATTGCCGACTATGCCCGCCAGTGGGCATCGAGCCCGCTAACGGTGATGCAGATCGTCCGCGCAATGTGCTCTAAGATCTACGAGGACTTCACCTATGACGGCAAGGCGACGAATGTCGACACGACGCCGAACGAGGCCTTCAAGCTGAAACGCGGCGTCTGCCAGGATTTTTCACACATCATGATCATCGCGCTGCGCAGCCTCGGCATCCCCGCCGGCTACGTCAGCGGCTTCCTGCGCACCATCCCGCCACCCGGCAAGACGCGGCTCGAAGGCGCCGATGCAATGCACGCCTGGGTGCGCGCATGGTGCGGTGAAACCGTCGGCTGGATAGAGCTAGATCCGACCAACGATATACCGGCAAGCACAGACCACATCGTCGTCGCCTACGGCCGCGACTATTCCGATGTCGCACCGGTCATCGGCGTGGTGAAGAGCTACGGCAGCCAGAAGATCGACCAGGCAGTCGACGTCATTCCGCTCGGCTAG
- a CDS encoding glycogen/starch/alpha-glucan phosphorylase, whose amino-acid sequence MNTISKASLPAPAPRSSRPEILAEEIIERLTYRIGKDAKVAKPHDWLTATILVIRDRIIDRWMESTRKTYASGAKRVYYLSLEFLIGRLMRDAISNLELMEEITEALTSLGVDVNVIASLEPDAALGNGGLGRLAACFMESMATVDVPAYGYGIRYVHGLFRQQMADGWQVELPETWLAHGNPWEFERRESAYEVGYGGAVEIVAGNEDAPRYVWKPAERVIAAAFDTPVVGWRGKRVNTLRLWAAQPIDPILLDAFNAGDHIGALRESNKAESLTRVLYPADGTPAGQELRLRQEFFFCSASLQDIIRRHLQQYDDLTSLPDKVAIQLNDTHPAVSVPELMRLLVDVHGFEFDAAWDITRKTFSYTNHTLLPEALESWPIPLFERLLPRHMQIVYAINTTVLLEARKVHNFTDAEIRSVSMIDESGERRLRMGNLAFIGSHSINGVSALHTELMKDTVFADLNKLYPDRINNKTNGITPRRWLMQCNPGLTSLIRETIGDAFMDDAEKLKPLDAFAGDAAFQEKFAKIKRDNKARLSNLVAGRMGIKLDPNAMFDIQIKRIHEYKRQLLNIVETVALYDQIRSHPELDWQPRVKLFAGKAAPSYHNAKLIIKLINDVAKVINNDPSVRGLLKVVFIPNYNVSLAEVMVPAADLSEQISTAGMEASGTGNMKFGLNGALTIGTLDGANVEMRDNVGADNIVIFGLTAEQVAKVRTDGHNPRQVIEQSRELAQALAAISSGVFSPDDRNRYTDLIEGIYAHDWFMVAADFDSYAAAQRDVDLLWADKATWYNKTICNTARMGWFSSDRTIRQYADEIWRA is encoded by the coding sequence ATGAATACGATTTCAAAGGCCTCACTCCCCGCGCCCGCGCCCCGCAGTTCCCGTCCTGAGATTCTGGCCGAAGAAATCATCGAGCGCCTGACCTACCGTATCGGCAAGGATGCCAAGGTCGCCAAGCCGCACGACTGGCTCACCGCAACCATCCTCGTCATCCGTGACCGGATCATAGACCGCTGGATGGAATCCACCCGCAAAACCTACGCATCCGGCGCCAAGCGCGTCTATTACCTGTCTCTGGAATTCCTCATCGGTCGCCTCATGCGCGATGCCATTTCCAATCTCGAATTGATGGAAGAGATCACCGAGGCCCTCACCTCGCTCGGTGTCGACGTCAACGTCATCGCCAGCCTCGAGCCTGATGCAGCGCTTGGCAACGGCGGCCTCGGCCGTCTCGCCGCCTGCTTCATGGAGTCGATGGCCACGGTCGACGTGCCCGCCTACGGCTACGGCATCCGCTACGTGCACGGCCTGTTCCGCCAGCAGATGGCAGATGGCTGGCAGGTCGAACTGCCGGAGACCTGGCTGGCGCACGGCAACCCTTGGGAATTCGAGCGCCGCGAGAGTGCCTACGAGGTTGGCTACGGCGGTGCCGTGGAAATCGTCGCCGGCAACGAGGATGCGCCGCGCTATGTCTGGAAGCCCGCAGAGCGAGTGATCGCGGCGGCCTTCGATACACCCGTCGTCGGCTGGCGCGGCAAGCGCGTCAACACGCTGCGCCTGTGGGCAGCCCAGCCGATCGATCCGATCCTGCTCGACGCCTTCAACGCGGGCGATCATATCGGCGCACTGCGCGAGAGCAACAAGGCTGAAAGCCTGACCCGCGTCCTCTACCCGGCAGACGGCACGCCGGCCGGCCAGGAACTGCGCCTTCGCCAGGAGTTCTTCTTCTGCTCTGCCTCGCTGCAGGACATTATCCGCCGCCACCTGCAGCAATATGACGACCTGACATCGCTGCCGGACAAGGTCGCCATCCAGCTGAACGACACCCATCCGGCCGTCTCCGTTCCGGAACTGATGCGCCTGCTGGTCGACGTCCACGGCTTCGAATTCGACGCCGCCTGGGACATCACCCGCAAGACGTTTTCTTACACGAACCACACGCTGCTGCCGGAAGCGCTGGAAAGCTGGCCGATCCCCTTGTTCGAACGGCTGCTGCCGCGCCACATGCAGATCGTCTACGCGATCAACACCACAGTGCTGCTCGAAGCGCGCAAGGTGCACAACTTCACCGACGCCGAGATCCGCAGCGTTTCGATGATCGACGAGAGCGGCGAACGTCGCCTGCGGATGGGCAACCTCGCCTTCATCGGCTCGCATTCCATCAACGGCGTGTCTGCCCTGCATACCGAGCTGATGAAGGACACGGTTTTCGCGGACTTGAACAAGCTCTATCCCGACCGCATCAACAACAAGACCAACGGCATCACGCCGCGCCGCTGGCTGATGCAGTGCAATCCGGGGCTGACAAGCCTGATCCGCGAAACCATCGGCGACGCCTTCATGGACGATGCCGAGAAGCTTAAGCCGCTCGACGCTTTCGCCGGCGATGCCGCCTTCCAGGAAAAATTCGCCAAGATCAAGCGCGACAACAAGGCTCGTCTTTCCAATCTGGTCGCCGGCCGCATGGGCATCAAGCTGGATCCGAATGCCATGTTCGACATCCAGATCAAGCGCATCCACGAATACAAGCGCCAGCTCCTCAATATCGTCGAGACCGTGGCCCTCTACGACCAGATCCGATCGCATCCCGAACTCGACTGGCAGCCGCGCGTCAAACTGTTCGCCGGCAAGGCGGCGCCGAGCTATCACAACGCAAAGCTGATCATCAAGCTGATCAACGATGTCGCCAAGGTCATCAACAACGACCCGTCGGTGCGCGGTCTCCTGAAGGTCGTATTCATTCCGAACTATAACGTCTCGCTTGCCGAAGTGATGGTGCCCGCTGCCGACCTGTCGGAGCAGATCTCGACCGCCGGCATGGAAGCGTCCGGCACCGGCAACATGAAATTTGGCCTCAACGGCGCGCTCACCATCGGCACGCTGGACGGCGCGAATGTCGAGATGCGCGACAATGTCGGCGCCGACAACATCGTCATCTTCGGTCTTACCGCCGAGCAGGTTGCCAAGGTCAGGACCGACGGGCACAACCCACGCCAGGTGATCGAGCAGTCCCGCGAACTGGCACAGGCGCTGGCTGCCATCTCCTCGGGCGTATTTTCGCCGGACGACCGCAATCGCTACACCGACCTGATCGAAGGTATCTATGCCCATGACTGGTTCATGGTTGCTGCCGATTTCGACAGCTACGCCGCCGCCCAGCGCGACGTCGACCTTCTCTGGGCTGATAAGGCGACCTGGTACAACAAGACCATCTGCAATACGGCGCGCATGGGCTGGTTCTCATCCGACCGGACCATCCGCCAGTATGCGGATGAGATCTGGAGAGCTTGA
- a CDS encoding pilus assembly protein, producing the protein MSTNFRSGFGLRRFFSDRSGNFGILTALAVPVVFAGAGVAVDVSNMVLSKNQVQNATDAAALATASALAAGDIDSTTATQFGKDFVTGQMANYMAGDATALAAIKSSTTVSVTQAANGATGKIFSVSVSSGYNMNVNGLTRLLGLNTVKIGAGSSTSSATESKNALSMYLVLDRSGSMDEDTATVNATTPTKTVCDLAIGNFCFRQRTVTNYYSKMESLKIAVTNLTAQLKKADPNMLYVRTGGDSYNNQAQTASALTWGTSDISSYVNKLTADGTTDSSGAFKNAYEALIASTEDTAHHNKNGQVPTKYIVFMTDGDNNVANADATTKTYCDKARTAGFQVYTVALMAPSNGQALLNYCATSPSTYFKAENSDDLIAAFKAIGEKATLQLTLMTK; encoded by the coding sequence ATGAGCACCAATTTCAGATCCGGTTTCGGCTTGCGCCGTTTTTTCAGCGACCGGAGCGGCAATTTCGGCATTCTGACGGCGCTAGCGGTGCCCGTCGTATTTGCCGGCGCCGGAGTGGCGGTAGACGTCTCCAACATGGTGTTGTCGAAGAACCAGGTTCAAAATGCGACCGATGCCGCAGCACTGGCGACAGCCAGCGCTTTGGCCGCTGGCGACATTGACAGCACCACGGCAACGCAATTTGGCAAGGACTTCGTCACCGGTCAGATGGCCAACTATATGGCGGGCGACGCCACAGCCTTGGCAGCGATCAAGTCGAGCACCACCGTCAGTGTGACGCAAGCCGCCAATGGTGCAACAGGCAAGATCTTCAGCGTATCGGTCAGCTCCGGATATAACATGAACGTCAACGGCCTGACCCGTCTCTTGGGCTTGAACACCGTCAAAATCGGTGCGGGCAGTTCAACGTCGAGCGCCACGGAAAGCAAGAACGCGCTGTCGATGTATCTGGTACTCGACCGGTCCGGCTCGATGGACGAAGACACTGCGACCGTCAACGCCACGACTCCGACGAAAACGGTATGCGATTTAGCAATCGGCAACTTTTGTTTCCGCCAACGGACCGTCACCAACTACTACAGCAAAATGGAATCTCTCAAGATTGCCGTGACCAATCTCACCGCGCAGTTGAAGAAAGCTGATCCGAACATGCTCTATGTCCGAACCGGCGGCGATTCCTACAATAACCAGGCCCAAACCGCATCGGCCCTGACCTGGGGAACGTCAGACATCAGTTCCTATGTCAACAAGTTAACTGCTGATGGCACAACCGATTCAAGCGGCGCCTTTAAAAATGCATACGAAGCTCTGATAGCTTCGACCGAAGACACCGCCCATCACAACAAAAACGGCCAGGTTCCAACCAAATATATCGTTTTCATGACGGATGGCGACAACAACGTTGCCAATGCCGATGCTACGACCAAAACATATTGCGATAAGGCCAGAACCGCAGGCTTCCAAGTCTACACAGTAGCGTTGATGGCGCCTTCAAACGGCCAGGCCTTGCTCAACTATTGCGCGACCTCGCCATCAACTTACTTCAAAGCGGAAAATTCCGATGACCTGATTGCGGCCTTCAAGGCAATCGGCGAGAAAGCCACGCTGCAGTTGACGTTGATGACCAAGTAG
- the glgB gene encoding 1,4-alpha-glucan branching protein GlgB → MKKRKAGAEGTAAKNVSAETIAAILNAEHTDPFSVLGVQQTDEGFVVRCFVPGAEAVSATTIDGTLIGELEMLDPAGFFAGPVTLSKLQPVRYRARRDDAEWAVTDPYSFGPVLGPMDDYYAREGSDLRLFDKMGAHPLKHEGVHGFHFAVWAPNARRVSVVGEFNGWDGRRHVMRLRSDSGIWEIFAPDVRTGVTYKYEIIGKDGDLQPLKADPYARRGEMRPKNASVTTPELVQDWEDDAHRKHWSDVDHRRQPISIYEVHAGSWQRNDDGTMLSWDEMASRLIPYVVDMGFTHIEFLPITEHPYDPSWGYQTTGLYAPTARFGEPEGFARFVNGAHKVGVSVILDWVPAHFPTDAHGLRHFDGTALYEHADPRQGFHPDWNTAIYNFGRTEVVSYLLNNAVYWAEKFHLDGLRVDAVASMLYLDYSRKHGEWVPNEYGGNENLEAVRFLQEMNKRLYGSHPGVMSIAEESTSWPKVSAPVHEGGLGFGFKWNMGFMHDTLSYLAREPVHRKHHHSELTFGLIYAYSENFVLPISHDEVVHGKGSMIAKMAGDDWQKFANLRAFYGFMWGYPGKKLLFMGQEFAQWSEWSEERALDWNLLQYRMHEGMRRLVRDLNFTYRSKPSLHARDCEGEGFEWLVVDDDTNSVYAWLRKAPGEKPIAVITNFTPVYRENYALPLPAEGRWREILNTDADIYGGSGKGNGGRVQAVNAGGSIMANITLPPLATILLEPEF, encoded by the coding sequence ATGAAGAAACGAAAAGCCGGCGCTGAAGGCACGGCCGCAAAGAACGTCTCCGCCGAGACGATCGCAGCGATACTGAACGCAGAGCATACCGACCCGTTTTCGGTCCTCGGGGTGCAGCAGACGGACGAAGGCTTTGTCGTCCGATGCTTCGTTCCCGGTGCCGAGGCAGTCAGCGCGACCACCATCGACGGTACGTTGATCGGCGAACTCGAAATGCTCGATCCAGCCGGATTTTTCGCAGGGCCGGTAACTCTTTCGAAGCTGCAGCCGGTGCGCTACCGCGCCCGCCGCGACGATGCGGAATGGGCCGTCACGGATCCCTATTCCTTCGGCCCCGTGCTCGGCCCAATGGACGATTATTACGCTCGCGAAGGCTCCGATCTTCGCCTGTTCGACAAGATGGGCGCCCACCCGCTGAAGCATGAAGGCGTCCACGGCTTCCATTTCGCCGTCTGGGCACCGAACGCACGCCGGGTTTCCGTCGTCGGCGAATTCAACGGCTGGGACGGCCGCCGCCACGTCATGCGGCTGCGCAGCGACAGCGGTATCTGGGAAATCTTTGCCCCGGACGTCCGGACCGGCGTCACCTACAAGTACGAGATCATCGGCAAGGACGGCGATCTGCAGCCCCTTAAGGCCGATCCCTATGCACGACGCGGCGAGATGCGTCCGAAGAACGCATCGGTGACGACGCCGGAACTGGTGCAGGACTGGGAAGACGATGCCCACAGAAAGCATTGGTCGGATGTCGACCACCGTCGCCAGCCGATTTCCATCTACGAAGTGCATGCCGGCTCCTGGCAGCGCAACGACGATGGCACGATGCTGTCCTGGGACGAGATGGCCTCACGGCTGATCCCCTACGTCGTCGACATGGGCTTTACCCATATCGAATTCCTGCCCATCACCGAGCACCCCTACGATCCCTCCTGGGGCTACCAGACCACCGGTCTCTATGCCCCGACGGCCCGGTTCGGAGAGCCCGAAGGCTTTGCCCGCTTCGTCAACGGCGCCCACAAGGTCGGCGTCAGCGTCATCCTAGACTGGGTGCCGGCGCACTTTCCGACCGACGCCCACGGCCTCCGGCATTTCGACGGCACGGCCCTTTACGAGCATGCCGACCCACGCCAGGGCTTTCATCCTGACTGGAACACCGCGATCTACAATTTCGGTCGCACCGAGGTCGTCTCCTACCTGCTCAACAACGCCGTCTACTGGGCCGAGAAATTCCACCTGGACGGCTTGCGCGTCGATGCCGTCGCCTCGATGCTCTACCTCGACTATTCGCGCAAGCACGGCGAATGGGTGCCCAACGAGTACGGTGGCAACGAAAACCTCGAGGCCGTTCGTTTCCTCCAGGAGATGAACAAGCGGCTCTACGGCAGCCACCCCGGTGTCATGTCGATCGCCGAGGAGTCCACCTCTTGGCCCAAGGTTTCAGCACCCGTGCACGAAGGCGGACTGGGATTCGGCTTCAAGTGGAACATGGGCTTCATGCACGACACGCTGAGCTATCTTGCCCGCGAGCCCGTGCATCGCAAGCACCACCACAGCGAACTGACCTTCGGCCTGATCTACGCCTATTCCGAAAATTTCGTTCTGCCGATTTCCCACGACGAAGTGGTGCACGGCAAGGGCTCGATGATCGCCAAGATGGCCGGCGACGACTGGCAGAAATTCGCCAACCTGCGCGCTTTCTATGGCTTCATGTGGGGTTATCCCGGCAAGAAGCTGTTGTTCATGGGCCAGGAGTTTGCCCAGTGGAGTGAATGGAGCGAGGAGCGAGCGCTCGACTGGAACCTGCTGCAATACCGCATGCACGAGGGCATGCGCCGGCTGGTGCGCGACCTCAACTTCACCTACCGCAGCAAGCCGTCGCTGCATGCCCGCGACTGCGAGGGCGAAGGCTTCGAGTGGCTCGTCGTGGATGACGATACCAACTCGGTCTATGCCTGGCTGCGCAAGGCACCGGGTGAAAAGCCGATTGCCGTGATCACCAATTTCACGCCTGTCTATCGGGAGAACTATGCGCTTCCACTGCCGGCGGAGGGGCGCTGGCGGGAGATCCTGAATACCGATGCCGACATCTATGGCGGCAGCGGCAAAGGGAACGGAGGACGGGTGCAGGCCGTTAATGCCGGGGGAAGCATCATGGCCAACATCACCCTGCCGCCGCTGGCGACCATTCTGCTGGAACCGGAATTTTAA
- the glgC gene encoding glucose-1-phosphate adenylyltransferase has translation MVEKRIQPLARDAMAYVLAGGRGSRLKELTDRRAKPAVYFGGKARIIDFALSNALNSGIRRIGVATQYKAHSLIRHMQRGWNFFRPERNESFDILPASQRVSETQWYEGTADAVFQNIDIIQDYGVEYMVILAGDHVYKMDYEYMLQQHVDSGADVTIGCLEVPRMEAVGFGVVHVDEHDRIIDFVEKPADPPAIPGKPESSFASMGIYVFRTKFLIEELRRDAADPNSSRDFGKDIIPYIVKNGKAVAHRFAQSCVRSDFENEPYWRDVGTIDAYWQANVDLTAIVPELDIYDKSWPIWTYAEINPPAKFVHDDEDRRGSAVSSLVAGDCIISGATLSNSLLFTGVRANSYSRLEGAVVLPSVKIGRRAQLKNVVIDHGVTIPEGLVVGEDIELDAKRFRRSEGGICLITQSMIDKLDI, from the coding sequence ATGGTAGAGAAACGCATTCAGCCCCTGGCGCGCGACGCTATGGCCTATGTCCTCGCAGGTGGCCGAGGAAGCCGCCTGAAGGAACTGACCGACCGCCGCGCCAAGCCTGCGGTGTACTTCGGCGGCAAGGCACGCATTATCGATTTCGCGCTGTCCAACGCGCTTAACTCCGGTATCCGTCGCATCGGCGTTGCGACGCAGTACAAGGCGCACTCGCTGATCCGCCACATGCAGCGCGGCTGGAACTTCTTCCGCCCAGAGCGTAACGAAAGCTTCGACATCCTCCCGGCCAGCCAGCGCGTTTCCGAAACGCAGTGGTACGAGGGCACCGCCGACGCCGTCTTCCAAAACATCGACATCATCCAGGACTACGGCGTCGAATACATGGTGATCCTGGCCGGCGACCACGTCTACAAGATGGACTACGAATACATGCTGCAGCAGCATGTCGACTCAGGCGCTGACGTCACTATCGGCTGCCTGGAAGTGCCGCGCATGGAGGCTGTCGGCTTCGGCGTGGTGCACGTCGACGAGCATGACCGCATCATCGATTTCGTCGAGAAGCCCGCCGATCCACCCGCAATCCCGGGCAAGCCGGAAAGCTCCTTCGCGTCGATGGGCATCTATGTCTTCCGCACCAAGTTCCTGATCGAGGAGCTGCGCCGCGATGCGGCCGATCCAAATTCCAGCCGCGACTTCGGCAAGGATATCATTCCCTACATCGTCAAGAACGGCAAAGCCGTCGCCCACCGCTTCGCCCAGTCCTGCGTTCGCTCCGACTTCGAGAACGAGCCCTACTGGCGCGACGTCGGCACCATCGACGCCTACTGGCAGGCCAATGTCGATCTGACGGCCATCGTCCCCGAACTCGATATCTACGACAAGAGCTGGCCGATCTGGACCTATGCCGAAATCAACCCGCCGGCGAAATTCGTCCATGACGACGAAGACCGCCGCGGCTCGGCCGTATCCTCGCTGGTCGCGGGCGACTGCATCATATCGGGCGCGACACTGTCGAACAGCCTGCTGTTCACCGGCGTCAGGGCGAACTCATATTCGCGCCTCGAAGGTGCCGTCGTGCTGCCGAGCGTCAAGATCGGGCGCCGGGCGCAGCTGAAGAACGTCGTTATCGACCACGGCGTCACCATTCCGGAGGGTCTGGTTGTCGGTGAGGACATCGAGCTCGACGCCAAGCGCTTCCGCCGAAGCGAAGGCGGTATCTGCCTGATCACCCAATCGATGATCGATAAACTGGATATTTGA